Proteins co-encoded in one Alphaproteobacteria bacterium PA2 genomic window:
- a CDS encoding ATP F0F1 synthase subunit B (Produces ATP from ADP in the presence of a proton gradient across the membrane. Subunit B is part of the membrane proton channel.) codes for MPEFLNPADAEFWVGVGLLIFLGIVIFVAKAPKAIAATLDARTASIQSDLDEAARIRAEAERLLASLQAERAEAERQAKDMLAAAREQVRVFEAEAKAKLEESLARRQLLAERKIANAEAQAQTEVKAAAADLAAQMAEQVLVARLAGSKSDPLIDIAIGQMSSKLQ; via the coding sequence ATGCCTGAATTCCTTAATCCCGCAGACGCGGAATTCTGGGTCGGCGTCGGCCTGCTCATTTTCCTTGGCATCGTGATCTTCGTGGCCAAGGCCCCCAAGGCCATAGCCGCAACCCTCGACGCCCGGACCGCCTCCATTCAGTCAGACCTGGATGAAGCCGCCCGGATCCGGGCTGAAGCCGAACGCCTTCTCGCCTCCCTGCAGGCAGAGCGCGCCGAGGCTGAGCGTCAGGCAAAGGACATGCTGGCCGCCGCCCGCGAACAGGTCCGGGTCTTCGAAGCCGAGGCCAAGGCCAAGCTCGAGGAAAGTCTCGCACGGCGTCAGCTTCTTGCGGAACGCAAGATCGCCAATGCCGAGGCGCAGGCTCAGACCGAGGTCAAGGCGGCTGCGGCTGACCTTGCAGCCCAGATGGCGGAACAGGTTCTTGTGGCCCGTCTCGCCGGTTCGAAGAGTGACCCCCTGATCGACATCGCCATCGGTCAGATGAGCAGCAAGCTTCAATAG
- a CDS encoding glycine dehydrogenase (aminomethyl-transferring) (acts in conjunction with GvcH to form H-protein-S-aminomethyldihydrolipoyllysine from glycine; forms a heterodimer with subunit 1 to form the P protein) yields MTMNSVGRPTRPEGQAAGVGGSLTGARGLLQDEALIFELGGWDKSGVDLEAPALDASDLGDLVRKTPIGIPGLSEPETMRHYVRLSQKNHAIDLALYPLGSCTMKHNPRLNEKMARLAGFGDLHPLTPVSASQGALALMDRLAHWLKTMTAMPAVAMSPKAGAHGELCGLLCIKAAHEAKGQGHRRTVLVPTSAHGTNPATAAFVGYSVTEIAQTDDGRVDLADLEAKLSSDVAAIMVTNPNTCGLFERDIIEIARLTHAAGAYFYCDGANFNAIVGRVRPGDLGVDAMHINLHKTFSTPHGGGGPGAGPVVLSEALAPFAPAPWVVSGPKGFDLIESPEGEAAQGFGRMVAFQGQMGMFVRAYAYMLSHGADGLRQVAEDAVLNANYIKARLSGVMTPAFPDGPCMHEALFDDHWLEGTGVTTLDFAKAMIDEGFHPMTMYFPLVVHGAMLIEPTETESKQELDRFCDALIALANAAKAGDVNRFTGAPYLAPLRRLDETQAARKPKLTWKPVSQTPLAAE; encoded by the coding sequence ATGACCATGAACAGTGTTGGACGCCCGACGCGTCCTGAGGGCCAGGCCGCAGGTGTTGGCGGCTCCCTGACCGGGGCCCGTGGCCTGCTGCAGGATGAAGCCCTGATCTTCGAACTGGGCGGATGGGACAAGTCCGGCGTCGATCTGGAAGCGCCGGCCCTAGATGCCTCTGACCTTGGCGATCTGGTCCGCAAGACGCCGATCGGCATTCCCGGGCTCTCCGAGCCGGAAACCATGCGGCACTATGTGCGCCTCAGCCAGAAGAACCACGCCATCGATCTGGCCCTCTATCCCCTGGGATCGTGCACCATGAAGCACAATCCGCGGCTCAATGAGAAAATGGCGCGGCTGGCCGGGTTTGGCGACCTGCATCCCCTTACGCCGGTCTCGGCCTCCCAGGGCGCCCTGGCGCTGATGGACCGACTGGCTCATTGGCTGAAGACCATGACCGCCATGCCTGCAGTCGCCATGTCACCCAAGGCTGGCGCCCACGGCGAACTCTGCGGCCTGCTGTGCATCAAGGCCGCCCATGAGGCCAAGGGCCAGGGCCACCGGCGGACCGTCCTGGTGCCGACCTCGGCTCACGGCACCAATCCGGCGACGGCGGCGTTTGTGGGCTATTCCGTCACCGAGATCGCCCAGACCGATGACGGCCGGGTCGATCTGGCTGATCTGGAAGCCAAGCTCTCCAGCGATGTGGCCGCCATCATGGTCACCAATCCAAATACCTGCGGCCTGTTCGAGCGGGACATTATCGAGATCGCCCGGCTGACCCATGCGGCGGGGGCCTACTTCTATTGTGACGGCGCCAACTTCAACGCCATCGTCGGTCGGGTGCGTCCCGGCGACCTCGGCGTCGACGCCATGCACATCAACCTGCACAAGACCTTCTCGACGCCCCATGGTGGCGGTGGGCCGGGCGCGGGTCCCGTGGTCCTGTCCGAAGCCCTGGCGCCCTTCGCCCCGGCTCCATGGGTGGTCTCGGGCCCCAAGGGCTTTGATCTGATCGAAAGCCCTGAAGGGGAGGCTGCCCAGGGCTTTGGCCGGATGGTCGCCTTCCAGGGTCAGATGGGCATGTTCGTGCGGGCCTATGCCTACATGCTCAGCCATGGGGCGGACGGTCTGCGTCAGGTGGCTGAGGACGCTGTCCTGAACGCCAACTACATCAAGGCACGGCTCTCCGGAGTGATGACTCCCGCCTTCCCGGACGGGCCCTGCATGCATGAGGCCCTGTTTGACGACCACTGGCTGGAAGGAACCGGGGTCACGACCCTCGACTTCGCCAAGGCCATGATCGACGAGGGCTTCCATCCCATGACCATGTACTTCCCCCTGGTCGTACACGGCGCCATGCTGATCGAGCCTACGGAAACGGAATCAAAGCAGGAGCTGGACCGCTTCTGTGACGCCCTGATCGCCTTGGCCAATGCCGCCAAGGCGGGGGATGTGAACCGGTTTACCGGCGCACCTTATCTGGCGCCTCTCAGGCGTCTGGATGAAACCCAGGCGGCCCGTAAGCCCAAGCTGACCTGGAAGCCTGTGTCCCAAACGCCCCTTGCGGCGGAATAG